GAAACCGGCGAAGAATAACCGCTGCACCCGGGGCCGGACAACCCGCCCCGGCCCCGCTATTTCAAGGTAATGTGATAGGTAAACATCGATTTTCGCCGTATTCTGCTGACGTTCGAACCGGGCCTTCTGGCGTATTGATGCTTTCCGGTGTTTTTTGTAATGGAATCGGTATACTGACACCGGCGTTATGCTTCTGAGGTCGTTATGCTAGCTATTGTTCGTTTTATTATTGTTGTTATTTACTGCATTCTGGTGTGTATTCTGGGATCCATCTGGTGTCTGTTCAGCCCGCGTAACCCGCGCCATGTAGCGACCTTCGGCCACCTGTTCGGGCGGATGCATCCGTTATTCGGGCTGCGTGTTGAAACCCGCTATCCGGCAGGTGCAGACAAGTTCGGTAATGCGATTTACATTGGCAACCATCAAAATAACTACGATATGATCACCGCCTCGAATATCGTATTGCCCCCTACCGTTACCGTGGGTAAAAAGAGCCTGGTGTGGATCCCGTTTTTTGGCCAGCTCTACTGGCTGACCGGTAACCTGCTGATTGATCGCGATAACCGCGCCAAAGCACACAGCACCATCGCCCAGGTGGTGAAACAGTTTAAACGCCGCAAGATTTCAATCTGGATGTTCCCTGAGGGCACCCGCAGCCGGGGCCGTGGGTTACTGCCGTTTAAAACCGGGGCCTTTCACGCCGCCATCGCCGCCGGGGTGCCGATTATTCCGGTGTGCGTCTCCAATACCAATGACAAGATCAAACTTAACCGCTGGAACAACGGCCTGGTGATTGTTGAGATGCTGGCGCCGATTGATACCTCCGGCTACGGGAAAGATCAGGTGCGTGAGCTGTCTGCCCATTGCCGCCGGGTCATGGAAGAGAAAATCAGCCAGCTGAATGCGGAAGTGGCTGAGCGCGAAGCCTCCGCCAAAGCGGCCAGTAAAAAAGAAGCCAGCTAAACCACGGAGTGGTGCGCTGATCAGAAATCACCATTTCAGTTATTTTATCCTGCGGCCCGGTATCCGCCGCGGTTCAGAGAGTTTTACACGGAGCTATTATGTCACTCAGTCGGCGGCAGTTTATTCAGGCATCAGGTGTTGCGCTTTGCGCAGGCGCGGTGCCGCTGAGGGCAAACGCAGCCAGCCAGCAGCCACCATTACCGGTTCCCCCGCTGCTGGAGTCCCGCCGTGGTCAGCCACTGTTTCTGACGATGCAGCGGGCGCACTGGGCGTTTACCACC
This Shimwellia blattae DSM 4481 = NBRC 105725 DNA region includes the following protein-coding sequences:
- a CDS encoding 1-acylglycerol-3-phosphate O-acyltransferase — its product is MLAIVRFIIVVIYCILVCILGSIWCLFSPRNPRHVATFGHLFGRMHPLFGLRVETRYPAGADKFGNAIYIGNHQNNYDMITASNIVLPPTVTVGKKSLVWIPFFGQLYWLTGNLLIDRDNRAKAHSTIAQVVKQFKRRKISIWMFPEGTRSRGRGLLPFKTGAFHAAIAAGVPIIPVCVSNTNDKIKLNRWNNGLVIVEMLAPIDTSGYGKDQVRELSAHCRRVMEEKISQLNAEVAEREASAKAASKKEAS